A window of the Halichoerus grypus chromosome 2, mHalGry1.hap1.1, whole genome shotgun sequence genome harbors these coding sequences:
- the POU5F2 gene encoding POU domain, class 5, transcription factor 2: MAGHRPSNFSPLPGSGRGGPTGPMPVRVDAPLWLSAQAAPRMLMVRPGIGPGASPGPEGWKVPLGPPPYKFYSGMAPRRPRVGAGEAGPRFRSPSEGAFPRPYIILRCTPSLALTEDVSAIEKEMEQLAKELRQKRMALGYSQADVGIALGALFGKVLSQTTICRFESQQLSLTNMWKLRPLLKMWLEEVDTKNFLGLCKMEMILRQARKQRRASRESRIQNNLEQLFLQCPKPTPQQISCIAGQLRLQKELVRVWFYNRSKMGSQPAIDFCPPEEVGAAGPPFPGGPVCFPPASGLHFESPHYKEPYFIPMYSPTPFPVAGTPLSAPATAQGHPRLSN; encoded by the coding sequence ATGGCCGGACACAGGCCCTCAAACTTCTCCCCACTGCCAGGCAGTGGTAGGGGCGGGCCCACAGGGCCAATGCCTGTGCGGGTTGACGCTCCGCTCTGGTTGAGTGCCCAGGCGGCTCCCCGCATGCTGATGGTCCGGCCAGGGATCGGGCCGGGGGCCAGCCCAGGCCCTGAGGGGTGGAAGGTGCCCCTGGGTCCACCGCCGTACAAATTCTACAGCGGGATGGCACCCCGCAGGCCCAGGGTCGGAGCTGGCGAGGCTGGGCCCCGTTTCCGGAGCCCCTCGGAGGGCGCCTTCCCGAGGCCCTACATCATCCTGCGGTGCACCCCGAGTTTGGCGCTGACAGAGGATGTCTCGGCCATAGAGAAAGAGATGGAGCAGCTGGCCAAGGAGCTGAGGCAAAAGAGGATGGCCCTGGGGTACTCGCAGGCCGACGTGGGGATCGCCTTGGGGGCTCTTTTTGGAAAGGTGCTTAGTCAGACAACCATCTGCCGCTTCGAGTCCCAGCAGCTCAGCCTTACCAACATGTGGAAGTTGCGACCACTGCTGAAAATGTGGCTGGAGGAAGTGGACACCAAGAACTTTCTGGGCTTATGCAAAATGGAGATGATCCTGCGGCAGGCTCGGAAGCAGAGACGGGCGAGCAGGGAGAGTCGCATCCAAAACAATCTGGAGCAACTCTTCTTGCAGTGCCCGAAGCCCACACCCCAGCAGATCAGCTGCATCGCTGGGCAGCTCCGACTGCAGAAGGAACTGGTCCGAGTTTGGTTCTATAACCGGAGCAAGATGGGTAGTCAGCCAGCCATTGATTTCTGCCCACCGGAGGAAGTGGGGGCAGCCGGGCCTCCTTTCCCAGGGGGACCGGTGTGCTTTCCCCCAGCATCGGGGCTCCATTTTGAGTCCCCCCACTACAAAGAGCCCTACTTTATACCCATGTACTCCCCTACCCCTTTCCCTGTGGCAGGGACccccctctctgccccagccACTGCTCAGGGCCACCCCAGGCTTTCAAACTGA